The genomic stretch AGGCCCAATACCGCACAGAGAGGTTGTATAAACCAAGTACCATGCCATAGTATGAGAGACTTGGAAATTTCCAGATCATTGGAGATCACCCGAAGGGTACGTAACAGTGCAGGGAAGAACGAATTGATAGTCGCGTGCAAAGCAGCGTTGACCAAGGTGTGCTCTAGGTTCACATTACAGGGTGTGGGATGCAGGTAATTGACACTGGCGCATAGTTCGAGTGCAAAAGCCCATCCTGCAGCAAGATAAGTAGAAGCTGGAGCAGGTAAAGGCCCGCGATTGAGAACGATGATATCAGCCTTTCGTGCCTGACGAAGCCAAAAACTGTTTTCTATGCGGATACCCGTTTCTACATCGACGGTCGGGACCATGTATgcgtcatcttcttcgttaTAAGATGCATACAGTGTGGTCGAAAGTGCATATTGAAGGACCGACGAACGTTGTTCCCGTAGTGTATTGCGACTAGggaatttcttttttctcccaatgaacaCCTCTAAGTCATCAACGGCAGAGGCTGACGGACGGCATATATGATGAAAAGTACAATAGTCGCGTCCCAGGCAGTGGTGAGAACGATTTTCATGGGACTCGAGCCTTTGAAGCCAGACGGAATGAAGATGATACGTTGTATCTGGACCAACAAAAAGAAGCCTTTTACCGGCTATAAATCGACAGACCTCTAGTGAGGGTGTTTCGCCATATAGTTCACCACAGCCATCCTTACTGCGTAACACCGGCCAGTCCTGACTAGGAGGAAGGGTCCATTCACGGGTACATGTTGGACTCGCATTGAAGGTGTTGGCTACTCCTGTGAAAGCAGAGAGGTCGAGTTCGTCCAAAATATAATCAAGAGCCGAAGTCGGATCGGCTGGGGGGCGGTGGAGGAGCAACACGATGAGGAGcaagaggacgaggagagaTATCCACTTTGTGGCGGTTGATGTCATAGAGCCCTAACCCGAGACTGGGGTTTTGGAAAATCAGCTGTCAACCTGCGGTGCAATTTAGAGAGCTCACATCCCACTTGTGGGCCCCTGGACTACTCTTACACTATGGTGCCATTACTCGGCCGTCTTTCTTTTCGCGACTACGGGGCACtcatttttgggtttttgtttcttgctcTCGAATCTCTTCtacacatcatcatcgtctgtCTGCCAAAGCCTGTCATCAATTGGTTCTACAGGCGATCTAGAGCTCTGTTTAACCGTCTGTCCGAGCGGCGAAAACATCGTtcagaggagaagaaagctGGAGATCGCATTCTTAATGCTAGAGACTTCGGCGAGCTTTGTAGTATCTATGGATACATCCACGAGGAGCATGTTGTTTTGACCAAGGATGGCTATTTGTTAGGTTTGCACCGTCTGCCCTCGAAGATGGGTCAGAAGAAAACAAATCCAGGCAGCAGTACAGGGAAACCTGTGGTGTATTTGCACCATGGGCTTCTCATGAACAGTGAGGTTTGGGTTTGCTTGACAGACGCAGAGCGTGCGCTGCCCTTTGTCCTTGCTGAACTAGGATATGATGTTTGGCTTGGAAATAATAGGTAAGTTATTCTTTAtcttgtttaaactgggCTGACACATCCACATTCCAGGGGAAACAAGTATTCTAAGAAGTCGCTGCACCATGGGCCTAACACAGCCAAATTCTGGGACTTTAGGTTAGTAGCTCTCGACAACCGAAAAATTGCTTGACATCTGatttttgtacagtataGATGATTTCGCATGGCACGATATCCCCGATTCTATCAATCACATTCTGGAGGTTACCAAGGCCGAAAAATTGAGTTACATTGGTTTCAGTCAAGGAACTGCTCAGGCGTTTGCCGCCCTCAGTATACATCCTGGCCTCAATGAGAAGGTCAATGTTTTTATTGCCTTGGCTCCCGCTATGAGTCCTCCGGGTCTCTCTGCTCCTATTGTTGATGGGCTTATGAAGGCTTCGTGAGTCGTAATTTGTTCACGCTGCTACCCTCGGAAACTCATGGCCACATACAGACCAACATTActatttctcttttttggtcGCAAATCCATCCTATCCTCTGCGACGATGTGGCAATCCATTTTATATCCGCCTATTTTTGCCAGTATGATCGACCGTTCTTTAATTTGGCTTTTCAATTGGTATAGCCATAATATATCCACGGAACAGAAGATCGCAGCATACGCCCATTTGTATTCCTTCGCCTCCGTCAAATCTGTGGTGCACTGGTTCCAGATCATGCGGAATGGTTGCTTTCAGATGTACGATGACGATGTCTTGTCTCCTGTTGTTAGAACATCTGTCAGCTCTTACCGGCCGGCTCGTTTCCCTACGCGCAATATTGTAACCCCCATTGTCCTTCTCTATGGAGACTGCGACAGTCTTGTGCACATAGAGACGATGCTGGCTCAATTGCCTGACCACACTGTGGCTAAAGCGCTGCACACATACGAGCATTTGGATGTTTTATGGGGAAAGAACGTACACAAAGATGTTATCCCAGAGGTTATCGAAGCACTAAAATATTATCAATGTAATAAGGGTCGAGATGACGCGGTGGTTGACAGCAAACCCCCTTGGACAGAAATAGTTAGCGATATGGATTAAATACATTCTTTCTGTTGAGCTTTTCACCAAGAAGTAATAGAATGATAGTAAACGAAAGATGGTATATACTAATGCATAATGTGCGAGATCATCTAGAAGAGGTCGAGGATAATATTGAAGTCTATGATTCCTCAATTGAATATTTATGGTTTTTCTTATCTTTCCGCGATTTTTTACCATCCTCGTCCACCTTGTCCTTCTTGCTTTTCCGTTTCTCTTTTGTGGGAAAGCTTGATTCATTGCGGCCTTCGAGTTTGTGTCTCTCAGACACCTCCTCAAAGCTGGCAGGTTTTCTAGACTTCTTCCTCTCTAACTCGCCATCGTCCTGATCTTCACCTGCAATCGCAGTTTCATCAGTCAACACCTCTTTATTCTTCCCTTTAgcgtctttctttttctttttcttttccttcttcttttcttgttgctCTTCAGAGACACCTTTCGATCGCTTCTTAGACTTTTTAACCTCTATTCCCTTCTGATTCGAGGGTTCCGAATCCGACTCTACTTCGGAAATATGGCCGgtaccttcatcctccttGATTTTCGGTGGAACAAAGGACGAAAAGGATGAAGCAGAGgcgagaaaagaagaggacaTGAGTGAAGAAAATTTCGACAAACCCATTCGTTGTGTGGCCTCCTCTACTTTGACTTCAGAATGAACTTCCATCTGAAATCGAGAGGCACCGAGCCCCATCCGAGGAGTACCAAAATAATCACTTTCATCCTTGATGCCATTAGACAAAGGTGGTGTGGCCGACGTGGATTGAGAAGAGCGCGCAAGCAGTTTGTCCTTGAAGTAATCGGCTACACTTTTCGTGGACGTTGTAATCTTGTCCACTCCTAGCGCATCGGTTTCCTCGACGGAAGTGAGTTTACCTTGGGTGTTTCCTTCTATGGTAGTAGTAGGATTGGGTGCAACACCCAAGATCTCTGAAATGTGAGCAGCGGACTTGGATGAGATATTTTTCGCGGCAATGGCACGCGCACGATGCCTAAATTATATACAACTATCAGTAACTCGTAGTATTTTAGAGAGTGAATTTTAACGTACGCTCTGTGGCGAGGAACAATTGGCTTCTTTTGGACCTCTACAATGACCTCCTCAACGACTTCTACAGAGTTCGCAACCATAGAGTCGACCGGCTGACTGCTCTCTTCATCATTAGTCTCTtggcttttcttctttttgatgCGTTGATaatcttcctcatcttcaccccttttatgttttcttttctttttcttctcgcCCTCCATTGGTGCATCCTCATCAATTTTGTCACTCTTCACGTCGACCCTTTCCTCTCGAACCCCGGCCTGCTCCACGTCAAGGTTCTCATTTAAACGCCTCAACAAGTTCTCGAAGTCCTTGTTTTGTTTCCATGCGATACCATTGGGATCTTTGGCATGGTTGGCGCCTATCCCCAGCATGTCGAGTTTATGTGAAACTTTAATGTGGGATTTCATTCCATCACCACCAGCACCCAGACCTTTCGAGGAGTCCCACCCGAACTTCGACAGGTAGTTTGAACCAAATCTAGCAGCGTCTGATAGTTTGTTCGAAGGAAACCGAAGCTCAGACAGACGTTTCTTATTGGCAATACAGGCGACATACCATCGGCCCAAGTCAGATTTCGAGGATCGTTGGGAATTCGCTGCTTGACTTTTCTACCAGAGAGACCCATGGCGgcaggaagagaaggaagggGTTGGAGAGTGAGTACTCCAATTAGTCTCCGTACCTAGGAGAGCGTTACGAGCGTCTTAGAAAATCAGCTGGTGCTGTACTCAGAAAAAAGACTGCTGACGCTGCTTACGTTATCAAACAAGACAGTGGAGAATTCGTCCTGAAGTTAATTAGGAGTGTACTTCACGAGTATGTTCTTTGTGCCATCCATCCAAATAATTATTGTGTTGATACATACAAATAGCAAAGATCGATGTCTAGCAAAACAGCTAGTAAATCATGATAAAAATAACATGTATGATGTACTACTAAGAAAGCGCCCTCTCCACCTGGGTATCCTTGCCCTTTCAAAGAAATCATTAGAAATACATACTAGACATCTGTGCACCAGATTTCCAGTTTGCCCTCTGACTTGCCCTTAGAACTTTCGCGGGCTGTTTCAATGGCCAGCTCATAGTCAGATTCATCGCGAAGGGTGACCTTCCCACCGTCTTCGTCCTTGAACTTCAGGCCGAGAGAGTTAGGACTCTTTCCAAATTTGCCAGTCACTTTATCCATGAACTCAGAAAATGAGAGTTCAGGGGACAGCGTCATGCCTCGAATATCGTCCTGGTAGTGCAACTGTTGAACATTTCTAGGTTAAATCCAATCAAAGGCAAAATTGAGAACCACGTACCTTAACGCGAATGAGTATAAGCTCAAAAGGTCCGTCGTCATATTCTCCGCTGACATagccttcctcctcctcctcatatGTACTCTGAATGCGACTTGGGGCGCGTGGGTTCCGTCTGGTGTTCTTTCGTCGAATGGATCCAGTACCACCATAAGAGGACGGTGCATACTGACTACCGGGAGCACTTCGTGATCCAGTACGTCCCAAAGGTGCATTCAACGACTGCGAATTAGGTATATAGTTGGGGTTTGCATTAGAACGCGCCCAAGCACCAACCCTGTCTGCACCTCCTGCTTGGTTTGGGACAGGTGGGGCATTATCATCTCCCCCATACGCATCGATATACTCGTCATAGAATTCGGTCATGCGAGGATTTCCATCTATTCCACAGATCAGTGAGAAGAAATCCACTTAAGCTGTACTGAGTTGCAACGATACCTTTAGCAGGAATGGCAGGTGAGTTCCCGTTAGGATTGGCCGGAGAAGCGCCTCCTCTGCGAACACTCAGGCCACGAACGGGGCCTCCGATGGCCGCATTTGGCGAAGGGCGAGCCGGGGTAATCTGGGTATTACTCCTAGCAACCCCAGCGGCCGGTGATGGCGCTTCTCGGGGCGACTGTTGACGCAAGCTAGTTTCTCTACCTAACTGGGGCCCCGGTGTGGTTTTGGATCGCTCAACCCCGGCAGACCTTGGACCTTCTGCAGCTTCTACAAAAATGTTGAGTAATTAACGTCGGACGTTTTTTAACGCGACCACATACTCATCGCAGGCATCACTGGAGGCACAGTAGCACTGCGGAGCAAATTGCTACTTGCTGATGGTGTGTTCAACAGATCCGGTCTGTCCAAGTATAACCCTGCTGGGGAAATTCCTGCTTTCAGACGGGCAGATCCAGAAAACTCTGTAACAATATCGCTCGCATCGCTCGATGCAACAAGTTTCTACGGATGCGAATGTTAGGAAACAGAAATAGTGGTGCAGTGATACGAAACTCACGGCCTTCCCCATGTAATCTCTGGTAACTGAATTCTTGAGTTTCTTTTCCGATGGGCGGTATAGGACTCCGACGGGCTATGCAAATGTCAGCTCTCACTCAATAATGCAGTGATGCAACCATCAGTACTGACGATGCTAAAAACAGTGTAACCTTCTCCGCGGTCTTGGATAGCGTCGTCAATGACATTATGCTCCTCGGTGGCCTTGTCTTTCCTCGCCTCTTCCATGTCTGCAAGACCATCCTGAGTGCGACCCATATATATTTGAGAAAGGCCCTTGTTAAAGAGGACCTCAGCGGAGAAGAGACGGAATTTGAGGCCTAACTGCTCATAATTACTGTGGCTTGTTAGCGAAGGTCTTGTTTAAATTTAGTTACATGGCGTACATGGCTTGATTGCCTCGAAGATACAGTAGCGCTTCCTCAAAGTCCTTGGTGGCGAGTTCGTAACGTCCGAGTAAAAAGTTGGAAACCCCGCACTGAAAGTAACTGTAGACTTCCGATATCGGTAGAGATTAAACGGGCGGAAAAGGATAACGCACGCAACAGCCAAGTATTGATCCAAATTCGTTGCCTCGATGAAGCGCTCCACTGCAGCTTCATGTTCACCAAGGGTCGCATAGATAAGGCCCATATTTGTCAGGATCTTGGAGGAATCCGCGATTTGCTTGATTGAATGTAATGCGCATCAATACAAGGACATCCAATACTTCGATATGAACAGACGCACCATAAAGAGTTCGAGAGATTTCTCGaaatcctcttcatcataagCTTTCAGTGCAGCGGCCCAAGTTTCGAGTTCAGCTTTGAGAGACATGACAAGGCGTTCCTGACGCTCTAAAGTACAAGGGAAGGAGtgttagaaaaaaaaaacgaaagtagaagagaaaaagacgGGAAGAGACACAGTCTCGGATGGGcacaagcaaaagaaaaCGGGATATGGACCTTCGAAATATATAAGCTCTGTGAAGACAGCTTTGACTTGTTCTCTGAATCAATGATTTTGTTGTCAAGGTCGATTGCGGTAACTGCCGATGGTTGTTTGAAGTCCATCCCATTCCATCCTTATGTATTCCCAAGGAAACAAAAACATGATCACTGTATATTGTGGCTTGTGCATTTTCAGCGTTCAACAATCTCTGGGTCTCTCTAGAGGTCACTAGATCCTCGTGGACCCTCCCAGACCACGACCATCCTCCCGCCTCGCCCCGACATCAATGGAACTCATTGGTGCACGAAATCCATCGAGGACATCAGGCTACCGACAGATGTCATCCTGGATTGATCATGATTCACGACCACCGACTGTGGTTACACCGGTCATGCACCATAAATGATCTCACAGGTGTCACATCCACCCTTACTTACCTCGGACTATATGAGACTACTCAACAAGTATGCAGAGCAACTGCAAAGATCAAGACGCCCCTGTTATCAAGCTAAGCTAAGTAGAAACAAAATCATCATTGCAGCTGGTAATCACTGTGCACACACATTCACTGTACATGTCGTCTTCAGTGAGTTATTAAGCACTGTCTCACCCCAAGACAGTAAAATCTTTTGTTCGATCTCTCGTCTCTGTCTGCTCTTCACATTAACGCATTGAAATTACAAAATGATTACGAAAATAGGATAATTTGCATGTACTATAAATACATTGTCCTGCCTGCGAACCCCCAGCCTGAAGTCTAATATCCAGAAGGTCGTGCACTGGTCTTTGATGTGTCGTACGCGCGAATGagctttgcttgatcctGCTTACCCGAATTCTCCGTTTGACTAAAGGCGAAGCCTCGGTTTCGTCGCATCCGTTGAGTGGCGCGAACTTTCTTGATGGCCTTTTGGAATCTAGACATAGCATTTTGAGCCTGTAGGTATTGAGcaagaagaaataaaaaagacGGACTGCTCTTGTCTTGGTCTATAATCGGGAATGTTATATTTCTGAAGCTCCTGGACGATGTGATAAGACGACGGCATATAGGTTCGACGGTAACTGGCGAGAAAGTCAACACCATCTTCGACTAATATAAGGGTGAGAGCTTACTATTTCCATGCAAAGTCGCGGACCAAACAGAAAAGTGGGATCAAGATAAGCACAAAGTAGAATATACTGTTTCCCCAAAGACGCGGTACAATGCCTTGGTATTCCGTGGAGAAACCGATGGCAGGAGCAACAACAGCATATAGAGGTAAAAAGAGCATCGTGACGACGAATGATCCGGGGATTGCTATCGAATAATATGAATTTTAGAGTATCTGGTTTTACGAGCATGCATACCTGCTACGGTATATTTTGTCCATATACTTTTTGTTGGGGTTAGTGAGAAAAGTGGGTCACCATGCAGGGTAAACATACTCACTCGGATATGAGAGCAGCCTTTCCCAGCACTGTGAGTAGCACAGCCAAGTAAAGAGTTGTTCCCCAGAACCAGTGTCCGGTATCCAAACCATTGACTAATTTAAGGTCGCCCCAGAAGAGAATGACGGAAAATCCAAAAAGTATCTTTGCGAAGGTTATTAAAGGAAAAATGGAGATATCGAGCAAGAGCGTACTAGAGAATGATAAAGCGCATTGCCAACCCAAAGCCAGAACGCAGTTTTAGTGAAAAACTCGTTCTTCTGACCAAGGGTGTAAAGTTGAGGGTATCGGTCCAAAAATCGCGCCGAAACAAACTGATCGAATATCCCAATGACAAGAGGCGGAAGAACAGTAAACACAACATTATAGAATGTAAGTGTCCACGATTCGTAGGCAATTTGTCCTGAGAAATTATTGAAGAAAGAATACTATATACATAAGTATATCAGAAATCGTGAATATAGATATGCTGGAGAGAGCATACCCAAAATTGAGTCATATAAAGCACAATGTTCTTGTAGAAAGAATCTAAGAATGAAATGTTAAATCGTAATGAAGAGATTCATAGAAGGATACTTGCATAAAATAAGCTTGGAAAGCCGTCTGTAACTCCACGCTCCATGCACAAGCAAAAGCTTTTTCAGATATCGGAATTGGGAAATAGCTATATCAGCTGAACGGGCAGCTTGTAAACCCTGTCAAGTTCGGTTGGCTATGTATCTCATAAAAGGGAGTTGAAACAGTTGAAACACATACTTCGACTCCAGAAATACCGACACCAACATGAGCAGCTTGAATCATGCTAACATCGTTGGCTCCATCTCCAATAGCAAGAAGAATGGCTTTCTGGTTTTTCTTCACCAATTTGACAACCAAAGCTTTTTGCAATGGAGATACACGACCTAAGAATGTCGAGTAAATATTTTAAACTGAAAATAGGTGCGGTGAAAAGAGGTGCGGTAAACACATACAGCAAATTACAGCCTTGCACATGATGGCGAGCTCTAGGAAAGTTTTCGACAAATTCTTTTCCAGTGCGTAGCCCAAACTTTTTCCATCTAGAGGACATTTAAATCAGGCGAAACTTAAAACGATACATAAGTATCTACCAATGATGAGGGCAAGGTCTTCAAGTTCACCGCTGcttctttgatttttgatgGCAGATAAACGCTTCGTTATAAAATCTTCGGTATCGTGGGCGTTTTCTTCATTGATTATAACCTAGTAATAAGGGTGATTGAATCACGAATTCTCGGACCAATGAAATAGATAAATACCAAATTCATGGATTCCGATATCAATCTGCATGACATTCCAATGTTGATAGCGGTTTCTTGTCTATCGCCAGTTAGGACCCACACCTATAGTCTTTTGATCAACAAGAGTATCATGTTAATCGAAATTATAGCCTGACTTTAATACCAGCCATCTGTAAGGTGTGGATAGTATCTGGTACACCATCTTGCAGTTTGTCTTCAATTGCAGTAGCACCCAAGAGAAACAAGTCTTTTTCGATCAGTTCAGCCGCTTCATCCAAAGCATCTCCACGCCCATTAATTGTCGCCGCGGCTTGGTTATAAATAGATTCCCATTGGTGGTACTCTGCTTCCGAGATATCGCGATAGGCAATGCACAAAGTTCGAAGACCTTCGGTAGCATAATCCTGTTGACTTGTGTGAgatggcaatggattggaaAACAGCAAATACAGACCTCGAGATGAGATAAAGTGGCTTCAGTGTAAGGTTGATTTCGGCTCAGACGCTCCAGAATAACTGTGTCGGCGCCCTTCGTGTAAAGTTTGATCTTTCCGTTTGGACACCTCACGACCGTTGACATCCGCTTGCGTGTTGAGTTGAACTCGCAAACCTTTAATACTTCAAATTCTTGTGATTGACCTTGAATGTTTACGAAGACTGATTTAGGCTTGCGGGTCTGGATGAAAACGTTAGCCAAGTCCCTATGTATCTTAAGCATAATACTGACATGGAACTGATACCCTAATTGCTCGGCTCCAGCCACCAGCGCAGCCTCATCGGGACTGGATGCTTGATAAACCATCTTCCCATCTACGACTTCTGGAATGACAGTGTGACAAACAGCTAACAATGTAAGAAACTCTCGGATAATCTGTTGCTCTTGCTGCTGGGGGTTGCTGGGAGATAGTGGTTGATCGACGAACGGATTGTCGACGTCGTTCAAGCTTTCCCTCATTTCAGCAAATGTCCTCCACCCTCCTCTACCATCCTCTGCTTCCCGCTTAGTTTCGTCCACAACGTCAGCATATGCATTGCCAGCTATACTGCAGCAGCGGAATTCCATCTCGTTGCACGTCAAAGTTCCGGTTTTGTCGCTGAAGACGTATTCAATTTGTCCTAGTTCCTCAACTAATGAAGACGTGCGACAAAGAGCTGGGGTGTCCGTTCGGGAGTAATACATGTCTAAGTCAGAATTGATAAGCTGAGCTTGTTGATATTTTACAACTTCCATGGTGACAATTAAAGATATGGGGATGAGATTGTTGTATAGAATGATGAATGTCAAAATATCTTGCAAAAGGCATTGTTAATAATGATAGGGGTTCAGAGTGAGTAAAGCGAACCTTCAATAAACCCTTTGGCTgagattttgcttttttaAAATTGTATAGGCTTTGAATTAAAAACTATAACACTCACCTCGACCCGAAAGAGAAGAAGTCTCGAATAGGTACCATTGCGAACTTGAGAAAAACCATGTTCTGATGCTACTGCCGACAGTCGAACCAAGCGAAAGGGCCAGCAAAAGTATGAAGAGAAAGACAATTTGAGCGTTCACCTGCCTCTCAACAGCAGTTCTCTTGACCGGTGCCGCACTAAGACATTGATCAAAAATGGCTACAGAGAAGAAATACTATATTCTTACGTTGCATTCCGCATTAACTTCGTCTCATGGCCTGTGAAAACGGTAAGGCCATACACCCATGGCGTATTCCGTAGTTGTGCACCCCGCAACAAAACCTGATCTGGCCCTAGGGGTACCTGTTTTGGAACACCACCATCCGATACAAGGTCCAAAGTCCCTTCATATGTGTACAGTGAGTTGTTAGGTTGTTCAGACCTCAGGGAGCCATGAAGACTATTGATAAGTTTGGGATTGGTAAGAGGCGCAGTCTGGGGAGAGGCTTGCTTAATTTTGAGGTTGGTTTCACTgttcatatatatatatatatcaacAGATATTGCATTGAAACGAAAAACATACCCATCAAGATTTGAAGTCTCAATATAACATAAACCCTCAGGTTCACTTGAAGTCATTAACAACAAGTCGGCTGGAATGAAATCGTTGTTTTCCACGCGAATAATGTCTCCTACTTGGATGTCTTTCCACTTCTTTTCAATAAAGGTGGACTGAGGTGTCAAAACCTTGGCTTTTCGGGAGTTAAGA from Psilocybe cubensis strain MGC-MH-2018 chromosome 2, whole genome shotgun sequence encodes the following:
- a CDS encoding putative lipase C16A3.12c — protein: MVPLLGRLSFRDYGALIFGFLFLALESLLHIIIVCLPKPVINWFYRRSRALFNRLSERRKHRSEEKKAGDRILNARDFGELCSIYGYIHEEHVVLTKDGYLLGLHRLPSKMGQKKTNPGSSTGKPVVYLHHGLLMNSEVWVCLTDAERALPFVLAELGYDVWLGNNRGNKYSKKSLHHGPNTAKFWDFSIDDFAWHDIPDSINHILEVTKAEKLSYIGFSQGTAQAFAALSIHPGLNEKVNVFIALAPAMSPPGLSAPIVDGLMKASPTLLFLFFGRKSILSSATMWQSILYPPIFASMIDRSLIWLFNWYSHNISTEQKIAAYAHLYSFASVKSVVHWFQIMRNGCFQMYDDDVLSPVVRTSVSSYRPARFPTRNIVTPIVLLYGDCDSLVHIETMLAQLPDHTVAKALHTYEHLDVLWGKNVHKDVIPEVIEALKYYQCNKGRDDAVVDSKPPWTEIVSDMD
- a CDS encoding putative phospholipid-transporting ATPase (putative phospholipid-transporting ATPase C887.12), whose amino-acid sequence is MGDDFLRLVSQANPAARQYQPANGYPPGTAGPYSDRSPQLLDPFFDDEDDNIPDSAFGRPAPMQSQESGLPLARSAAPPAGVNPSGSSSGLPQGWNFDDDDFQPGNNTSFPGPPNTTPAKAPSKSKFRSRKWKWPWEKEKVLTGERVVALNNSVANAEFGSNFVSTSKYNVATFIPKFLFEQFSKYANLFFLFTAFIQQIPGVSPTQPYTTIVPLAVVLIASAFKELQEDLKRHQSDNDLNSRKAKVLTPQSTFIEKKWKDIQVGDIIRVENNDFIPADLLLMTSSEPEGLCYIETSNLDGETNLKIKQASPQTAPLTNPKLINSLHGSLRSEQPNNSLYTYEGTLDLVSDGGVPKQVPLGPDQVLLRGAQLRNTPWVYGLTVFTGHETKLMRNATAAPVKRTAVERQVNAQIVFLFILLLALSLGSTVGSSIRTWFFSSSQWYLFETSSLSGRDILTFIILYNNLIPISLIVTMEVVKYQQAQLINSDLDMYYSRTDTPALCRTSSLVEELGQIEYVFSDKTGTLTCNEMEFRCCSIAGNAYADVVDETKREAEDGRGGWRTFAEMRESLNDVDNPFVDQPLSPSNPQQQEQQIIREFLTLLAVCHTVIPEVVDGKMVYQASSPDEAALVAGAEQLGYQFHTRKPKSVFVNIQGQSQEFEVLKVCEFNSTRKRMSTVVRCPNGKIKLYTKGADTVILERLSRNQPYTEATLSHLEDYATEGLRTLCIAYRDISEAEYHQWESIYNQAAATINGRGDALDEAAELIEKDLFLLGATAIEDKLQDGVPDTIHTLQMAGIKVWVLTGDRQETAINIGMSCRLISESMNLVIINEENAHDTEDFITKRLSAIKNQRSSGELEDLALIIDGKSLGYALEKNLSKTFLELAIMCKAVICCRVSPLQKALVVKLVKKNQKAILLAIGDGANDVSMIQAAHVGVGISGVEGLQAARSADIAISQFRYLKKLLLYSFFNNFSGQIAYESWTLTFYNVVFTVLPPLVIGIFDQFVSARFLDRYPQLYTLGQKNEFFTKTAFWLWVGNALYHSLILFGFSVILFWGDLKLVNGLDTGHWFWGTTLYLAVLLTVLGKAALISDIWTKYTVAAIPGSFVVTMLFLPLYAVVAPAIGFSTEYQGIVPRLWGNIEDGVDFLASYRRTYMPSSYHIVQELQKYNIPDYRPRQEQSAQNAMSRFQKAIKKVRATQRMRRNRGFAFSQTENSGKQDQAKLIRAYDTSKTSARPSGY
- a CDS encoding Neutrophil cytosol factor 2, giving the protein MSLKAELETWAAALKAYDEEDFEKSLELFMQIADSSKILTNMGLIYATLGEHEAAVERFIEATNLDQYLAVAYFQCGVSNFLLGRYELATKDFEEALLYLRGNQAINYEQLGLKFRLFSAEVLFNKGLSQIYMGRTQDGLADMEEARKDKATEEHNVIDDAIQDRGEGYTVFSIPVGVLYRPSEKKLKNSVTRDYMGKAKLVASSDASDIVTEFSGSARLKAGISPAGLYLDRPDLLNTPSASSNLLRSATVPPVMPAMKAAEGPRSAGVERSKTTPGPQLGRETSLRQQSPREAPSPAAGVARSNTQITPARPSPNAAIGGPVRGLSVRRGGASPANPNGNSPAIPAKDGNPRMTEFYDEYIDAYGGDDNAPPVPNQAGGADRVGAWARSNANPNYIPNSQSLNAPLGRTGSRSAPGSQYAPSSYGGTGSIRRKNTRRNPRAPSRIQSTYEEEEEGYVSGEYDDGPFELILIRVKLHYQDDIRGMTLSPELSFSEFMDKVTGKFGKSPNSLGLKFKDEDGGKVTLRDESDYELAIETARESSKGKSEGKLEIWCTDVYCFARHRSLLFDEFSTVLFDNVRRLIGVLTLQPLPSLPAAMGLSGRKVKQRIPNDPRNLTWADDAARFGSNYLSKFGWDSSKGLGAGGDGMKSHIKVSHKLDMLGIGANHAKDPNGIAWKQNKDFENLLRRLNENLDVEQAGVREERVDVKSDKIDEDAPMEGEKKKKRKHKRGEDEEDYQRIKKKKSQETNDEESSQPVDSMVANSVEVVEEVIVEVQKKPIVPRHRAHRARAIAAKNISSKSAAHISEILGVAPNPTTTIEGNTQGKLTSVEETDALGVDKITTSTKSVADYFKDKLLARSSQSTSATPPLSNGIKDESDYFGTPRMGLGASRFQMEVHSEVKVEEATQRMGLSKFSSLMSSSFLASASSFSSFVPPKIKEDEGTGHISEVESDSEPSNQKGIEVKKSKKRSKGVSEEQQEKKKEKKKKKKDAKGKNKEVLTDETAIAGEDQDDGELERKKSRKPASFEEVSERHKLEGRNESSFPTKEKRKSKKDKVDEDGKKSRKDKKNHKYSIEES